GCCTCCCTCGGTGCCCGGCGCGAGCTCATTCCGGATACGAATGTTGCCGAAGGTGCCCCGGAGCATGATTTCGTGGTTGCCGCGGCGAGCACCAAACGAGTTGAACTCGACCGGTCGAACCTGCCGCTCGCTAAGCCATTCCCCGGCGGGCCCGTCGGCCCGGATTGCACCGGCCGGCGAAATATGGTCGGTGGTCACGCTATCACCGAGCACCAGCAGGGCGCGGGCGTTGCGGACGTCACCCACTGGTGCGGGTTCAGGGGTCATGCCGTCAAAAAACGGTGGCCGCCGTACATATGTGGATTCGTCGTGCCAGTGGTACGTCGAGTCGCCGGTCGCGGCGATCGTCTGCCACGCTGCGGAACCTTCGAAAACCGCGCCGTAGCGGCGCCGAAACATCTCCGGCTTCAGCGACGTGGCAATGGTGGACTGGATGTCGGCGTTGTCCGGCCAGAGGTCCCTGAGGAAGACATCGTTGCCGTCGGGGTCGGTTCCGAGGGGCTCGCTCGTGAGATCAAGATCCATGGTCCCGGCGATTGCGTAGGCCACGACCAGCGCTGGCGAGGCCAGCCAATTTGCCCGGACGTTCGGATGGATTCTTCCTTCAAAATTGCGGTTCCCTGACAGGACAGCCGAGACGGTCAGGCCGTCCCCGTGTTCAATCGCCTCGACAATGGCGGAATCGAGCGGACCGGAGTTCCCGATGCAGGTGGTGCAGCCATAGCCGACGAGATGAAACCCCAATTCTTTCAGCGGTGTCGTGAGGTTCGCCGCGTCCAGATAGTCCGTCACCACTTGGCTTCCGGGTGCGAGACTCGTCTTGACCCAGGGCTTGCGATCCAAGCCCCGTTCCCGTGCCGCCTTCGCGAGCAGCCCGGCCGCCACCATGGCCGAGGGATTCGAGGTGTTGGTACAACTTGTAATTGCGGCTATGACCACGGAGCCGTTCGTGAGCGCGTAGCCGGTTCCGGACACCGGAACCGGCCGACCGGAAACGTCGGCCAGTTCGGCCATGGCTTGTTTCGCCGCGCGCAGGGGGACGCGGTCCTGCGGTCGTTTCGGACCGGCGATGCTGGACTCCACGGTGCCGAGGTCAAGCTCAAGCACGTCGGTGAATTCGGGGTCCGGGCCGTCAACGTCCTGCCAGAGGCCCTGTTCTTTGGCGTACCCTTCGACGAGACGGATCCGGTGGCGGTCACGGCCTGAAAGTTCGAGATAGCGCAGCGTCTCCTGGTCGACAGGAAAGAACCCGCAGGTGGCACCATATTCCGGCGCCATGTTCGCCAGGGTTGCGCGGTCGGCCAGCGGCAGGTCACGCACTCCGGAGCCGAAGAACTCAACGAACTTCCCGACCACGCCGTGTTCGCGCAGCATCCGCGTCACGGTCAATACGAGGTCCGTGGCGCCGGC
This portion of the Rhodospirillales bacterium genome encodes:
- the acnA gene encoding aconitate hydratase AcnA → MNTQETLRTLVIDGESYGYHSLPAAAAALPEIAHLPRSLRVLAENLLRQGDHAALVKLAANDGTPGQPREIGFRPARILMQDFTGVPAVADLAAMRDAARTVNIPVERINPQTPVDLVIDHSVMVDQFAADSAFARNVDLEFERNRERYEFLRWGAGAFHNFRVVPPGTGICHQVNLEHLAQVVWVSEQDGSKVAYPDTVVGTDSHTTMVNGLSVLGWGVGGIEAEAAMLGNAISMLVPDVVGVRLRGRLPEGAGATDLVLTVTRMLREHGVVGKFVEFFGSGVRDLPLADRATLANMAPEYGATCGFFPVDQETLRYLELSGRDRHRIRLVEGYAKEQGLWQDVDGPDPEFTDVLELDLGTVESSIAGPKRPQDRVPLRAAKQAMAELADVSGRPVPVSGTGYALTNGSVVIAAITSCTNTSNPSAMVAAGLLAKAARERGLDRKPWVKTSLAPGSQVVTDYLDAANLTTPLKELGFHLVGYGCTTCIGNSGPLDSAIVEAIEHGDGLTVSAVLSGNRNFEGRIHPNVRANWLASPALVVAYAIAGTMDLDLTSEPLGTDPDGNDVFLRDLWPDNADIQSTIATSLKPEMFRRRYGAVFEGSAAWQTIAATGDSTYHWHDESTYVRRPPFFDGMTPEPAPVGDVRNARALLVLGDSVTTDHISPAGAIRADGPAGEWLSERQVRPVEFNSFGARRGNHEIMLRGTFGNIRIRNELAPGTEGGFTRHQPSGELLSVYAAAERYRVDDVPLIVIAGREYGTGSSRDWAAKGTRLLGIRAVIAESFERIHRTNLIGMGVLPLVFESGVTRQDLGLDGTELFHVSGLDGGIKPRDRLQLTVLRADGSRQEFQLRSRVDTSDEAEHFRNGGILLTVLRRMAQAA